From a region of the Zingiber officinale cultivar Zhangliang chromosome 4B, Zo_v1.1, whole genome shotgun sequence genome:
- the LOC121976085 gene encoding protein SMAX1-LIKE 4-like, giving the protein MRTGACTLQQALTAEAATVLKLSLALARRRGHAQVTPLHVATTLLSSTATSSSLLRRACVKSQPRHPASHPLQCRALDLCFNVALNRLPASPCSASLHPSLSNALIAALKRAQAHQRRGCVEIQQHQNLHQQPSPLLAIKVELEQLIISILDDPSVSRVMREAGFSSTCVKNNLEEETSASASSLTHNDIINPFFKLSSWQAPPRSSSQKEDLSAVMEVMLRKQGRRSNAVVVGDSVTITDGLVADLMVKVERGDVPDDIKDAQFVKLHLSHVHLRLMGKSDVDTKVSHLRKKITALAADKGGRGVIIHAGDLRWAVDDEEARDGCGFKPVDYMAEELGRLLSPLRSSNGKVWLLATASYQTYVRCQTRQPSLETLWGLQAVVVPSGGLTLSLRATSDGLEPPRLTKLFDYPLQFLGSKNYSSMDDEKLSCCSECTSNFEKEASVFEFEKNEPHHGSTQLPLWLQKLRPDDHKDSLSELRSKWNSLCRNLHRSRQNQLYLPFLNGIAFANDSNLCSSYSWWSNSKQSKHSRQPHFSSSSSEATAKHDPMFGICNWLGRDETKQRFSEVGLNSLKTPRNEDVNITLSLGSGALLADSATSSKDDVSADQEEGLSSKLQENMPWQSEIIPSIVESLTDTSSCQNKSLCILLEGSDRISKRRLAQVILEHFGGSKVEINSRKWANVEALEKGAKVVILIEEIERADSSFTRYLTDVLKMEGKGVIVIMTTSNYGDQDAGSKNAIKMMLQVEEIKPIDKDLKRKPETTLQSSPKRRTSYGPDLNLLAEEERRKLDEEDDNKDEEAAPSDLTNETSCCATPNLPPELLQLVTARFSLEERSDLVTKSLLLKLQRAFEEEAGGGGIGRLVVDESAAGELTAAAGFFSERCFERWAARVVLGAYRETVGNGGGGKVRLCAEGKLGNVEEFGFMGSVLPGKIDMPREV; this is encoded by the exons ATGCGAACAGGAGCTTGCACGCTACAGCAGGCGCTCACCGCCGAGGCCGCCACCGTCCTGAAGCTCTCCCTGGCCTTGGCACGCCGACGAGGTCATGCCCAGGTCACCCCTCTGCACGTCGCCACTACCCTGCTGTCCTCCACCGCCACTTCCTCCTCCCTTCTCCGCCGCGCCTGCGTCAAATCGCAGCCTCGCCACCCGGCTTCCCACCCGCTCCAATGCCGCGCTCTAGACCTCTGCTTCAACGTCGCCCTGAACCGCCTGCCCGCCTCCCCTTGCTCCGCCTCTCTCCACCCCTCCCTGTCCAACGCCTTGATCGCCGCCCTCAAGCGCGCTCAGGCCCATCAGCGTCGCGGCTGCGTGGAGATCCAGCAGCACCAGAACCTGCACCAACAGCCTTCGCCGCTTCTGGCCATCAAGGTCGAGCTCGAGCAGCTCATCATCTCCATCTTGGACGACCCCAGCGTGAGTCGCGTGATGCGCGAGGCCGGCTTCTCCAGCACCTGCGTCAAGAACAACCTCGAAGAGGAAACCTCTGCTAGTGCCTCCTCCCTCACCCACAACGACATTATCAACCCCTTCTTCAAGTTGTCTTCCTGGCAAGCCCCACCTCGTTCTTCTTCCCAAAAAGAGGACTTGAGCGCGGTCATGGAGGTGATGCTGAGAAAGCAAGGGAGGCGGAGCAACGCGGTGGTGGTGGGGGACTCTGTCACCATAACAGATGGCCTCGTGGCTGACCTCATGGTGAAGGTGGAGAGGGGCGACGTCCCTGACGATATCAAGGACGCTCAATTCGTCAAGCTTCACCTCTCCCACGTTCACCTCCGGCTCATGGGCAAGAGTGATGTGGACACGAAGGTTTCTCACCTGAGGAAAAAGATTACTGCTTTGGCAGCCGACAAGGGCGGCCGTGGTGTCATCATCCATGCAGGCGACTTGAGGTGGGCAGTGGATGATGAGGAAGCAAGAGACGGGTGTGGGTTCAAGCCAGTGGACTACATGGCTGAAGAGCTGGGCAGGTTGCTGTCTCCGCTCAGGAGCAGCAATGGCAAGGTGTGGCTGTTGGCCACTGCAAGCTACCAGACTTACGTGAGATGCCAGACGAGGCAGCCATCTCTAGAGACCCTGTGGGGTCTTCAAGCTGTGGTGGTGCCTTCAGGCGGCCTTACATTGAGCCTCCGAGCTACCAG TGATGGGCTGGAACCACCCAGATTGACAAAACTCTTTGATTACCCACTTCAATTTCTTGGTTCAAAGAATTACAGCTCCATGGATGATGAAAAGCTCAGCTGCTGTTCCGAGTGCACTTCAAATTTTGAGAAAGAAGCTTCGGTTTTCGAATTCGAGAAGAATGAGCCCCACCATGGCTCAACACAGTTACCTCTGTGGCTGCAAAAACTCAGACCAGATGATCACAAG GATTCTCTGTCGGAATTGAGAAGCAAATGGAATAGCCTGTGCCGAAATCTCCATCGCTCTAGGCAGAATCAACTATATCTCCCGTTCTTGAACGGGATCGCCTTTGCCAATGACAGCAACTTGTGTTCTTCATATTCATGGTGGTCTAACAGCAAGCAAAGCAAACACTCGCGGCAACCGCATTTCTCCTCGTCCTCCTCTGAAGCCACTGCGAAGCATGATCCAATGTTTGGAATCTGTAACTGGCTTGGGAGAGATGAAACAAAGCAAAGATTTTCTGAAGTCGGCTTGAATTCACTCAAAACTCCTCGAAATGAAGATGTCAACATCACTCTTTCCCTTGGCAGTGGTGCTTTGCTCGCAGATTCTGCTACATCCAGCAAGGATGATGTGTCAGCGGACCAAGAAGAAGGCCTAAGCTCGAAACTGCAAGAAAACATGCCTTGGCAGTCAGAAATCATTCCCTCAATCGTGGAATCACTCACTGATACTTCATCATGTCAAAACAAGAGCCTCTGCATACTTTTAGAAGGCAGCGATCGCATTTCTAAGAGGAGACTCGCCCAAGTAATTCTGGAGCATTTTGGGGGATCCAAAGTAGAAATTAATTCGAGAAAATGGGCGAATGTCGAAGCCTTAGAAAAGGGCGCAAAGGTTGTGATTCTCATTGAGGAAATTGAGCGAGCAGATTCGAGCTTCACAAGATATCTCACGGATGTGTTGAAGATGGAAGGCAAAGGCGTCATCGTCATCATGACCACATCAAACTACGGAGACCAGGACGCTGGCAGTAAGAATGCGATCAAGATGATGTTGCAGGTCGAAGAGATCAAACCGATCGATAAAGACCTGAAAAGGAAGCCGGAGACCACACTGCAGAGCTCGCCGAAGAGAAGAACCAGTTACGGCCCCGATCTTAACCTGCTCgcggaggaggagaggagaaagcTCGACGAGGAGGATGACAACAAGGACGAGGAGGCCGCCCCGAGCGACCTGACCAACGAGACCAGCTGCTGCGCGACGCCCAATCTTCCACCTGAGCTGCTCCAGTTAGTCACTGCTCGATTCAGCTTGGAGGAAAGGTCCGACCTCGTGACGAAGAGCCTTCTGCTGAAGCTCCAGCGGGCATTTGAGGAAGAGGCGGGTGGTGGGGGAATCGGGCGTCTGGTGGTGGACGAGTCGGCGGCGGGGGAGCTGACGGCGGCGGCTGGCTTCTTCTCGGAGAGGTGTTTCGAGAGGTGGGCGGCGAGAGTGGTGCTGGGAGCGTATCGGGAAACGGTCGGCAATGGCGGGGGCGGGAAGGTGCGATTGTGCGCGGAGGGTAAATTGGGAAATGTGGAGGAGTTTGGGTTCATGGGGTCGGTTCTGCCGGGGAAGATCGATATGCCGAGGGAGGTCTAA